From Pseudoxanthomonas sp. YR558, the proteins below share one genomic window:
- a CDS encoding Hemin transport protein, producing the protein MLRALPGSVTGASADAFPGAAQLAALGPVLCLYRTQHGSELAGWQQAVRVEAHAGVGSDGLDERLLFFDAQGRCCWRLCLLPDSDFVAWDRLVASLPQGTDGEAAGLADRLWQRLAGRLLGGQWRACALQLHAVPQPATLPVLAASLSLMSVLGVNTARRIAHAEGAELESGLHDCCCASSTRYNASLPDADRETPMEAGDKVVPLIRLT; encoded by the coding sequence ATGCTGCGGGCACTCCCTGGTTCCGTCACGGGCGCATCCGCGGATGCGTTTCCGGGCGCCGCGCAACTCGCGGCGTTGGGACCGGTGTTGTGCCTCTATCGAACGCAGCACGGCAGCGAACTGGCCGGCTGGCAACAAGCGGTACGCGTGGAAGCCCACGCCGGCGTGGGCAGCGACGGCCTGGACGAACGATTGCTGTTCTTCGACGCGCAGGGACGGTGCTGCTGGCGTTTGTGCCTGTTGCCTGACAGCGATTTCGTGGCCTGGGATCGCCTGGTGGCGTCGTTGCCGCAGGGCACCGACGGTGAAGCCGCCGGGCTGGCCGACCGCTTGTGGCAACGGCTTGCGGGACGCTTGCTCGGCGGGCAATGGCGCGCCTGTGCGCTGCAACTCCATGCGGTGCCGCAACCCGCCACGTTGCCCGTGCTCGCGGCCAGCCTGTCGTTGATGTCGGTGCTGGGCGTCAACACGGCGCGTCGGATCGCGCATGCCGAAGGCGCGGAACTGGAAAGCGGGCTGCACGACTGCTGCTGCGCATCGTCGACCCGTTACAACGCGTCCCTACCGGACGCGGATCGGGAAACCCCAATGGAGGCGGGCGACAAGGTCGTACCGCTGATCAGACTCACATGA